The DNA region CATAGGGATATCGGGTAGTTGCACTCATACATATTCATGTACCGAATCCACACACATGAATAAACCCACATTTGAAATTTCTGTTTCAAATGATTGCCCGGAGTTTGGATTCCATTTCAAACTCCGGTGTTTCCCCATTTTTAATCCGCATTTTCTTACTATTATTTTAATAACTTTTCATTTCTGCCTTGACATTTAAAATGAGATGCGTCAGATGAGTCCGGATGTCTGGCTGCATATTCTATGATTAAATATCATCATTGGTAATACATTATTTAATATACGTTAGATTTAATTACACGAGTGTGGATATAATTAAGATGTATGAAAAAAACGATTGGAATTATTCTTACCTTGTTTTTGATCTGCAGCATGCTGATTTCAGGCGCATCTGCTCTGAATGTTGTAACAACTATGCCGAATATCTGGGATGTTACTCAGGAAATCGGCGGTGACAAAGTCACCGTGATTTACGTCGCTCCCCCAACCGCGGTACATATCTCGAGTGACACCATCGATGCAGTTCTGCAGAAGAACAGCGATTTCATTAATACTGCCGATCTTTTCATCGGTCAGGGCGGCGGGATGGATGGAACACCGATCACTAAAGTCACAGAATTCAGAAAGACCAACTTCGGAAAAGATACGGATTGGAAGCTGATGAACGAAGTTCCAACTTCAGCATTACCCAACGCGACGAACGTGTATGATAACCCGACAAGTCTTATCGGCTATGCACAGACGATAGCTTATATTCTGGAAACTGCGGATCCAGCAAATGCCGGCACGTATGCTGCAAATCTTGAAACATATCTGAAAAAAATCTCGACGGTAACTACTCTTACGCCTGCTGAAAAGGAAGCGCTCTCGGATGTTCCGATCATATGTCAATTCCGTATCAAAAATCAGGCTGAAACCTGGCTTGGTATGCATGTTATTACCTCATACCCCAGCCCGGAAACGGTTCAGGCCATCGTTGACGACATCCACGCAGATCCAGCCAAGTATTCAAAGATTGCTGAAGATGCAAAATGCGGAAAAATATTCGTGGTCGAAAACATTGTCGCAGGTCAGGATATTGGAAAACCGATCCACGAAGCATTGACCGATGAAAAAATACCATGCGAACGTGTGGTTTTCCTGAACCTCCCGAAATCGGCTGATGGAATCAACTCGATTCTCGACTACTACACATACAACAAAGATCTCATTTTAGACAGCATAAACGACGAGACGCAAACCCAGTCACCGCTGGCTGTCGTTCCGATCATCGGGGCTCTTGCCTGTGCGGTACTTTTCCTTACCAGAAGGAACTAACTCTTCTCTTTTTTACCACCCCAAGTAGTACCAATTTATAATAACGACATATTTTATTAACTTTAAAATTATATTGGTATGTATGAAGTGGCATGAAAACTGCAGATATATGGAACTCCCGCGGGAATATACAAGCGAGGAACTGGCAAAATTTCACGGACATCTTGGTCCCTTTATCGTTCTTGGATATCGGATGGGCAAATATGCACTACAATATTTTGACAATGACCCGTTCTCCATTTTTGCCACGGTCTATTGTTCCGGGACAACGCCGGAATCCTGTTTAATGGATGGGGTTCAGATAGGCAGCGGGTGCACGCTTGGAAAACGAAACATCGAACTCGTTCCGTCTCAAACGGCAGAAGTCATGTTCCGGCATGCGGACGGGCGTGCTATTCTGATAAAACCAGGCGACTACATGAAATACAAATCAGATTATGATTCTCTTGACCCGGAGCTTGCTCTTGAACATTTTGCCGAGGCCATGTATTCAATGGAAGATACGGATCTGTTTGTCGTCACGGAATTACGATGAGTGAAGCAATCGTCAGACTGACGAATGTAACCACTACATACGAGGGAGCAGCCCATCCGGTGATTCACGACATCAATCTCGCCGTAAATCCAGGGGAGTTCGTCATCGTCGGGGGACCAAACGGCGCAGGAAAAACTACGCTTCTTGAAACGATTGCCGGGCTCTTACCGGTGGTGAATGGATCCGTAGAGATCTGCGGCGAAGATATTCTGAAGAAAAAGAACAAACTCCGGAAAAAACTCGGATATGTCATTCAGAACTTCGACTTCGATGCCTACACACCGTTTACCGTTGAAGAGGTCCTGATCATGGCAAGATTCGGTCTGCTCGGTCTTTTTAAACGTCCGGGCGAGGAGGATCATGCTGCGGTGGATACTGCTCTTTCGACGCTTGGGATTGCCGATCTCAGAAAAAGCCACATAGGTAAACTCTCCGGTGGGCAGCAGCAGAAAGTCCTCATTGCCCATAATCTCGCAAAGAAGCCGGAGATTCTTCTTCTCGATGAACCATTCAGTAATCTGGATCTTGCGACCCGTGAACATGTCTGCGATGTTCTCTGCAGAATCGCAGATCTTGGAGTCACGATCATCATTGTATCCCATGCATTCGATGCACTGCCGAAAAGAGATGTCCGCGTGGTCGTGATGAAGTCCGGAGAAATCGTTCTGAACAAAATAACTCCTCCGGAATGTGTTCAGCAGATCGTCAGACTCACCTCCGAATCATAGATATTACCCATGCTTGAGTTTCTTATTCCAAACAATATGGTCTGTCACGCAACAGAAGCCATGCTTTTTGCTTCGGTCGGGTGCGGGATACTGGCGGTCCTGATTACTCAGATGAAGATCTCATCTATCGGATTTACAATGGCGCACGGGGCATTTGCCGGAGCAGCGGTCGGAATGTTTTTCGGACTGAACATCACGCTCGCCGCAGTTGTCGGCAGCATTCTGATAGCATTTCTGCTCGGGCCGCTTTCCGACAAAGCGCGTATGCCGGTCGACACTATTCTTGGCGTACTGTTCGGCGCAATGATGGCAGTAGCCATTTTTTTCTATGCATGGATGGTCCAGCTCGGCATGGGATACGACGCTTCGGCACTTATGTTCGGCAGTGTCCTTTCACTCTACAGGGAAGAGATCTATGGACTTGCTCTGATCATGCTCCTCGTTATCGGTTTTGTAATTGTATTTTACAAGGAGATCTCTTCCATGATTTTCCATATGAAAATTGCAGAGATATCCGGAATAAAAACACGTCCGATGATGTATGTCCTGCTTTTTATGATCGCACTGATGGTAGCTCTGACCATGCCCATAGTTGGGGGACTGTTATTATACGTCTGGCTCGTGACGCCTGCTGCTATAGCATATCAGTTCTGCGGGACGCTCAAACAGATGATGATCGCATCGCCGATTATTGCAGGCAGTATAAGTCTTCTCGGAAC from Methanocorpusculum labreanum Z includes:
- a CDS encoding metal ABC transporter substrate-binding protein, with amino-acid sequence MKKTIGIILTLFLICSMLISGASALNVVTTMPNIWDVTQEIGGDKVTVIYVAPPTAVHISSDTIDAVLQKNSDFINTADLFIGQGGGMDGTPITKVTEFRKTNFGKDTDWKLMNEVPTSALPNATNVYDNPTSLIGYAQTIAYILETADPANAGTYAANLETYLKKISTVTTLTPAEKEALSDVPIICQFRIKNQAETWLGMHVITSYPSPETVQAIVDDIHADPAKYSKIAEDAKCGKIFVVENIVAGQDIGKPIHEALTDEKIPCERVVFLNLPKSADGINSILDYYTYNKDLILDSINDETQTQSPLAVVPIIGALACAVLFLTRRN
- a CDS encoding formylmethanofuran dehydrogenase subunit E family protein; amino-acid sequence: MKWHENCRYMELPREYTSEELAKFHGHLGPFIVLGYRMGKYALQYFDNDPFSIFATVYCSGTTPESCLMDGVQIGSGCTLGKRNIELVPSQTAEVMFRHADGRAILIKPGDYMKYKSDYDSLDPELALEHFAEAMYSMEDTDLFVVTELR
- a CDS encoding metal ABC transporter ATP-binding protein; translated protein: MSEAIVRLTNVTTTYEGAAHPVIHDINLAVNPGEFVIVGGPNGAGKTTLLETIAGLLPVVNGSVEICGEDILKKKNKLRKKLGYVIQNFDFDAYTPFTVEEVLIMARFGLLGLFKRPGEEDHAAVDTALSTLGIADLRKSHIGKLSGGQQQKVLIAHNLAKKPEILLLDEPFSNLDLATREHVCDVLCRIADLGVTIIIVSHAFDALPKRDVRVVVMKSGEIVLNKITPPECVQQIVRLTSES
- a CDS encoding metal ABC transporter permease, giving the protein MLEFLIPNNMVCHATEAMLFASVGCGILAVLITQMKISSIGFTMAHGAFAGAAVGMFFGLNITLAAVVGSILIAFLLGPLSDKARMPVDTILGVLFGAMMAVAIFFYAWMVQLGMGYDASALMFGSVLSLYREEIYGLALIMLLVIGFVIVFYKEISSMIFHMKIAEISGIKTRPMMYVLLFMIALMVALTMPIVGGLLLYVWLVTPAAIAYQFCGTLKQMMIASPIIAGSISLLGTWLAFTFNLPIAPLSAVLFAFGFLVAVIISPKRKISREKYGAVKKE